Proteins encoded within one genomic window of Trichoderma asperellum chromosome 2, complete sequence:
- a CDS encoding uncharacterized protein (EggNog:ENOG41~TransMembrane:5 (i128-149o367-389i410-435o441-458i494-510o)) — protein sequence MASPLPLPPSPGGKAVASATGSSAGPDPILRNALRYTISPREYAALHKYVLSKSRALRRATPSPSSVEKALQPRKGGDDYNAKAVRHSLRVFTATWIGMKAWDAIMRRLGNKEPGGSGQKKPFYKSPALRLSLSLSTILFLYRVLFRFLTRLRAHLLDPQAEPFRLRNPRTTATLTSPFAPAIGASLAGLALGAYPSSQMRVSIGIYAMFRALEFGWNVCEKEGMIWGIKNGKNRERPWWFGSWMLQPFAFGQLLHAAVFDPDCFPTSFGDWIFKHSATYLPPRPENYPTALKWPNPSQILENIAEMARLNWPPNVSPILFPNKEVLPPSLAGVSPLSSQAHPLITSLSCATLHPTDPSCLRTYLTFWLNSFPTMTRFFLIFYSALTIVPKFRNLYHFPFSTIQRMISQVLRLSTFATGAISTAWASLCFFQQYLPRHVLATQRIFLGGFFAGMWAWVERRHGRSVFLYSARASVDSLWKVGVKRRWWKAMKGGDVWVFVLALMISGVVYERDARAIREGQWRKGISWLRGEGWKDWAMEEDGEEEEKEEREKDD from the exons ATGGCATCACCATTACCATTGCCGCCGTCTCCTGGCGGAAAGGCTGTCGCGTCGGCCACCGGCTCCTCCGCCGGGCCAGATCCCATTCTGCGCAATGCCCTGCGATATACCATCTCGCCACGCGAATATGCGGCCCTGCACAAATACGTCCTCTCCAAGTCGCGGGCGCTCCGTCGCGCAACGCCCAGTCCAAGCAGCGTGGAGAAGGCGCTACAGCCGAGGAAGGGAGGCGACGACTACAATGCCAAAGCCGTGCGACATTCGCTGCGCGTGTTCACGGCGACCTGGATAGGCATGAAGGCATGGGACGCTATCATGAGGAGGCTTGGGAACAAGGA ACCAGGCGGCAGTGGCCAGAAGAAGCCATTTTACAAATCTCCAGCTCTGAGGCTGTCCCTCTCGCTGTCGACAATCTTGTTCCTCTACCGCGTTCTTTTCCGCTTCCTGACTAGGCTCCGCGCCCATCTCTTGGATCCGCAGGCTGAGCCCTTCCGGCTGCGCAACCCACGAACGACGGCAACGCTGACGTCGCCATTTGCGCCGGCCATTGGAGCCTCGCTTGCGGGTCTGGCTCTCGGCGCTTATCCATCGTCCCAGATGCGTGTCAGCATCGGTATCTATGCCATGTTCCGCGCTCTGGAGTTTGGCTGGAACGTCTGTGAGAAGGAAGGCATGATATGGGGTATCAAGAATGGGAAGAATCGCGAGCGGCCGTGGTGGTTTGGCAGCTGGATGCTGCAGCCATTTGCCTTTGGACAGCTGCTCCATGCTGCTGTCTTTGATCCTGATTGTTTCCCAACT TCCTTTGGAGATTGGATCTTCAAACATTCCGCTACGTATCTGCCTCCGCGGCCAGAAAACTATCCTACGGCCCTCAAATGGCCAAACCCTTCTCAGATTTTGGAGAATATTGCAGAGATGGCTCGACTCAACTGGCC ACCTAACGTATCTCCCATCTTATTCCCCAACAAAGAAGTCCTTCCACCTTCACTTGCTGGCGTATCACCACTGAGTTCACAGGCTCATCCACTCATCACGTCTCTCTCCTGCGCAACTCTTCACCCGACTGACCCATCTTGCTTGCGAACATACCTGACCTTCTGGCTCAACTCCTTCCCGACAATGActcgcttcttcctcatttTCTACTCCGCTTTAACCATCGTCCCCAAGTTCCGGAACCTGTACCACTTCCCCTTCTCCACCATTCAGCGTATGATATCTCAGGTTCTGCGCCTCTCTACCTTTGCTACCGGAGCTATTTCCACGGCCTGGGCATCACTCTGCTTTTTCCAACAGTATCTTCCTCGCCATGTTCTTGCGACTCAGCGTATCTTCCTCGGCGGCTTCTTCGCGGGAATGTGGGCTTGGGTGGAGCGCCGCCATGGCCGCAGTGTCTTCTTGTACTCTGCCCGTGCTAGCGTCGACAGCCTGTGGAAGGTCGGCGTGAAGCGTCGCTGGTGGAAAGCGATGAAGGGTGGCGATGTCTGGGTGTTTGTCCTTGCGTTGATGATTTCGGGTGTGGTGTATGAACGAGATGCCAGGGCTATCCGAGAGGGTCAGTGGCGCAAGGGCATTAGCTGGCTGCGGGGTGAAGGATGGAAGGATTGGGCTAtggaggaggatggagaggaagaagagaaggaggagagggagaaggatgATTAG